From the genome of Pan troglodytes isolate AG18354 chromosome 16, NHGRI_mPanTro3-v2.0_pri, whole genome shotgun sequence:
AGTTTAAAAAGCAGCCCCTGTTTTCTATAGAAAAAGTTGTGACAGTGAATAACTCATCACATTCTCTGCAATACTACTCAGCACTCATACACACTCAGGGGAGCAATACCCTGGACACATAGCTTATTTCACATTAGTGAACAAACTCAAGATTTTTATAAAGTTCTGACTTTGGGCCAGAAGATAAAATgtcccatatatacatatatacaaacccTAATTCCTACCCTCTTAAATCCTCTAGTTCTAAGAATGGCTTTTTGACTTGTCTTTAagtttagaaaggaaaaagtgtGCAATGCGCTTGCATTTGTACTTGCTGAATTATGAAACAAAtatgttaaatgagaaaaaaaccttGGGATGGTACTAATACACTTCGATTATATACATGATCTTTGGGTATTCATGAGAATCAGTTTAACCATCTGTTGCCTTATGAAAAACTTAATTTTCTAAGTTACCCAGGAAATGTATTTAaccatttacaaaaacaaaaattctaataTGCACTTTAGAAAATCGTGGTCTTATGTACCTGCATATTTCTTCCATAAGACAGgtacacattaaaaaatattgctcaatgacataaaaatatatattatttctttcctttgccatttatgcatataaatatttcaCCGAAGAAGATGCATCATTcaataaacaaatgcaaaaactgCTTTATATAAAGTGTGGTTCTCTATTtagcaatataaaatataaaatgataataatacagTTAGCTATTAAAGAGCTAAATTCAAGAAATTTGCAAACCAGTACAGCAGTGAACAGTCCCTTGTATAATACAAAAGTCCATTATGAAAAAGTCAAGTCTATTTTGTAACAGGTTACATAAAAATATGGGCCAATAAATGCATTATGAATGCAGAAACAGCACTGCTCCATCAGCACATTCTTCAGTCTTGTTTGGACTAGATGCCAAACTTACTGTTCATTTTTCGGTTCATCTTGTTTTCCATTAAGTTCTTGATCAACTCTGTTTAatgaagaatatataaaataagaaaccaGCAACTGaacaattttctttctaaaaataatgaCTATTTTAGCATAGAATATTACTCTGTTAAAGACATAGCTTTGCAAAGAAGCAGACATAGTAAAAACAGTTACCAAACATCATTTCCCcaacaagaaaagagaatttttaaaggcAGGAGGACACTGGCAAGAAATGTGACTGTTGTTTCtttaaagattataaaatactttacatACAAAtgcatataaacttttttttttttttcttttttttgagacggagtcttgctctgtcacccaggctggagtgcagtggcacaatctcagctcactgcaatctccgcctcctgggttcacaccattctcctgcctcagcctcccgagttgctgggactacaggcgcccgccaccatgcccggctaagtttttgtatttttagtagaggtggggtttcaccatgttagccaggatggtcttgatctcctgacctcgtgatccgcctgcctcagcctcccaaagtgctgggattacaggcgtgagccaccgtgcccagccataaactttcttaaaagttCAAATTACATGGCATATTAAAATCTTGACCTGTAACTTGGCTGTGGTAGGGATCCAGGTGGTACGAAAATGGCAGGAAAAACAACTCCCTCAAAAATGATTCTGTtaactaaaatatgaaaatgccaTGAAGGCCACCAATTatcaatcaatattttaaaattcagtgataAAAAATGCATCCTTATAGAACCCATAATTATTCTCCAAAACTTATTGGTACACAGTTTGTGAATGCCTTAAATTTGTTTTGACAGTAAGAAGCCTTAAGAATTTAACATTCAAGGCCggatgccgtggctcacgcctgtaatcccagcactttgggaggcctaggcgggtggatcacgaggtcaggagttcgagaccagcctggccaacacagtgaaaccccatctctactaaaaatacaaaaattagccaggtgtggtggtacgcgtctgtagtcccagctactttggaggctgaggtaggagaaccgcttgaacccaggaggcagagcttgcagtgagagctgagaccatgccattgcactccagactgggtgacagagtgagactccgtcttaaaaaaataaataaaattaaaaaaaagaatttaacattcaaaaatatctaatataaattaattattggctagacacagtggcttacacctatgatcccagcactttggaaggccgaggcgggcggactgcttgaccaggagtttgagaccagcctgggcaacatggcaaaactccgtctctacaaaaaatacaaaaattagccaggtgtggtagtgtgcacttgtagtcccagctactcagaaggctgaggtggaaggattgcttgagccctggagacgGAGGCGacagtgaaccaagactgcaccactgcactccagcctgggtgacacaggaagaccctgtctcaaaaaaacaaaacaaaaacccatcaaaaagcttatttatttaGTGGTGGGTTGGACATCAGTCATATCAAAATTTACGCATGTGGGCATTAGAAGGATTACATAATTACCACATAATAATTACAGACAACCCTTCAAAGCTAACAGTCTATTACTATTACATTTGTAGTGGTCTGAATAACCGATGAAGGGACCTTTAAAACAATCCGGtattagataaagaaaaatatttttcatatgtttttattctCATCACCCATTACTATGCCCACCTGAATATTAGTGAAACAGACCTAAAAGCCCTGGTCTGTGGTAAAgccaaagtaaaattttaaaatatttaaaatattgttataaaaattttGGAATGTATTTCTGATAAGGCATGCAAAATATATCAAATCCTCTTAACATCTGAAATATCCTTACCAActaatttcataattatttttaaactcccCTGAAACATTTTAACAATCTGTATCTGCATGGCCACACTTGCATCCAGTTgtttgaaagaaacattttaaacatttaaactgCTATCCTTTTTCTGTCATTGGGGACACTGGATCTCACTGTTGTCAACATTTCTTCAACCCTCTTCCCCACAAGCCCCTCAAGAAAATGGTTTTGCCCCTTCTTCCCCTGCTCCCCAAAAACCTGCCATAGGGACTCATAGCTTCATACTCTTCTTAGCACCACTACTTATCATAACATGCAGTTGTCACCTTAAATAAGCTCCCTTGCACCTAGCTTCTGTAAAGTTTggtttaggctgggcgtggtggctgacgcctgtaatcccagcactttgggaggccgaggtgggtggatcacctgagatcaggagttcgacaccatcctggccaacatggtgaaacccagtctctactaaaaatgcaaaaattagccaggcatggtggtgggtgcctgtaatcccagctacttggggggctgaggcagcagaatcgcttgaacccgggaggcagagattgcagttagctgagactgggccattgcactcctgcctgggtgacaagagtgaaactctgtctcaaaacaaaacatgcCTCTCTacctaaatttaatttaaaaattaaattttatcattttcagattgacaaaaatttattattttttaagactaaagaaactacaaaaaaaacAGAACGTTTTTGAAAGATACATGTAATCATTCTATTTATGGTTAAacacaagtaaaaaaaaagataaaatagtgaCAGGTTTCaaacaatacatttaaataaaaagtacaaattCCATATTTTTTCTGATGTCTAAATTACTTAACagtattaaaaactttttttaaaaaggcttaatACAGCATATTTTATCAACAAAGGCAATTCACTGTGAAATCTATGAAGCAGCTGGCTTCAAAATATTCTACAATtacaaatcatatttttaatttcagccaCTTGTCTGTCGAATGCACAGCAATGCCTAGAAAGGAATGTGAAATCAGCATGATCTAAAATCACTGTCTACATTTCTATGTTAAAGTGTTGGTTAAACTGTGAAGTGTCATATAGAAGTGTAAAACTGATTCTATCACAAAGTCTACTAAATTCTCACTCATCAACAGAAACAAAATGTGTTCAAAGTTAAGAATGTTCCAGTTAGTTACAGTTGGCTCCTTAGAATGGTCAAGATAATTACATATAAATCTCTCACCATAACTCTTAAGATTGTATTAAACTATGTTTTGCTAATTTAATTGCCAATATTTTAAAGATCTAACAAACTAGATCTAAATTCTAcgtttttctaaattattatataaaattctaagtattttatacCCTTGCCTTTCATCATCTATGTCAAGGTATCAATAGATAATAGTTTGTTATGCTCAAAGCAGAAGtgttcaaaattaaatttaaaatagaaagtgAAGTGTTTAACTGTTAAATGGGACACTGAGATTTTAGGTATTTTATCACATGTAGAATTTGACTGGTTAGCAAGCCATTTAATTTAAGCATAAAAGGAAATCAATGTTGGTTAGCCAAAGTATATATGCATTGCAAATATAATAATCAACCCCAGGGAAATAAATTGAGGACTTTTAAAAAGTctgcaaaaatatttcaaaagcacaAGTTAGCGATGTAAAGAAAATGGTGAAACAGATAAAGTCTTAAAATTATTTGGTGTTCCAAATACCATTTTTAGTAATTTCTCTGGTTTCACCATTAGTACTTAGActaagaaggagagagaagggtcTGTGGTTTTTAATTGCTAATTGGCATCATATATGGCAATAAAACATGGTGAATCCAAGTCATATTCAGCCTTAGGAACTCTGGGTTCACCCTGTATTTGGAAGTTGGGGTACATTTATATTTGCAAATGCTATTATCTTTGTCTACAAGCTAACCAACCAATAAGGAAGAGTTAGTctgcaatgcaaatggactagtCTAGATGCAACCCAGTCAAGGTGTGCATataccttttttgtttctttttaaacttttcttcttcaTACCTTTGTAGGGAAGAGTTATTTCAGTAAATACACAtgttatgaaaatgaataaaaacttgaaaaaagctactaaaaataaactcatttaaattttccagcaaaaccaaaaatatttactacatgATGTAGAAAGTAAAAATTTACTTAATAAATCTGACTTTCATACATTAAATAGACTAAAACCTCAGGTGAGCAGAACAAAGAAACTTTTCCACATGCATTGTAATACTCAGTTATTTATGTTAACAGCCTTCTACCAAGTCCAAGAAGTTACATGGAAGAATGTGAATCTGATAATCAGAACAGAATTTCAGTCACTGGAAAACATTAAGGTTAtgatgatttaaatatttttatttatttagcaacatgattattcaataataatattgatgaTCAGTTTACTCAAATTTGTTGAGCACTATGTTCAAGTTTGGAGAATGCTCTTTAGTACTGATCAATTAGAGAAATCATCTCTTAGATTATAAGTAGTCTATAAAAGTATAACATGAATCACAACCGGAAATAATTTATCCTAGTTCTTCAACTGACAGCCTGAAGAAAATGCTAACTTAGGGGGATGGTGTGGGAAAAtggcttcttcctctttttctttgttacacacacacacacacgcgtgcgcgcgcgcgcagttataaaatataatacataaagaATGAGTATTGAAAAGTATTATCCATTGCACATCAAAATGTTAAGATCCAATACaattaaggaaataaaacaaaacatactgTTTTATGCATTCTGGTATGCCAACGTATTCCATGGGGACAAGTTCTGCTAGTTCTGCCAAATTAAACACGTATCTAATTTTTTGGCTGAATTTCGAgctatggaagaaaataaaaataattacttccaTATTTCTGACAAATACAATGGATACAATGTTTACAAGATACAAAAATCATGTCATTTTGCATGTTCAAAACACAAAAAGATGATAAATGTCTGAGGTGATGGATGTACTAATCACCCAggtttgatcattatacaatgtatacacatatcaaaatataGCTCTGTATCCCATAAGTATGTATAGTTATTATGtgttaactaaaaataaataaataaaaaaaataaaattaaagtcaaTGGCTCTCAAAAATTACCTAATAAATGGTCTTGTAACAGCCAGAAGTGTTCTGATAAACCAAGAAGGATGTACAATGATTAGGGATTTTAGATTTTTCCGTAACctggagtttaaaaaaaaaaaacacacacacaaagaaaattaaaaatttctataaaTTCTAATGCTGCAAGTTTATACAAAATAATAGTTGAAAAATCTCACCCAAAAGTTCTCATTTAGGTGTGATACCCCTGTAGACAAGAAAATGCACTCTTAAATTCTTATGGTCCCTCCTACTGCTATGAAATGAACTTTACTTCATTTGGCCAGATTTACGTCCACAGTATAGCCTGTTACTAAATGTCTCCTAGCATACACATTCACTTGTCTTCAGGACTCTGTTAACAGGGAAAGAGGCCAATACTGAATGTAAAAGTAAACTATTCTCATTTTCCAAGACTAGGGAGAAATTGGTGCTAAGTTCTTCAAAACCATGAAAAGCACTGTGCAGGCAGAGAAGTGTGAGTGGAGAAGATGACCACaggaacaaaaacaaatcagATCTAACTCCTATTCTTAAGGAATTTAAAGTTTTGATTAAAAATTAAAGGTATTATCCTAGACCTCTCctttttaaatgactaaataCTCTTTGTATTATGCATATTTCACACATAAAGTGAGATACATATATAATCATAAGAGCTAGCCAATGTCAAATTTAGATGTGAAGAGAAACCTATTAATGGGTCTGACTTGATTTAAATTAGCCACAGCAAGATCAAACCAATCGGAAGATCACATTCCTTCCATTAAGTACTGATGACTAACTCCCAAGACAAAACACTTCTAAAGCTTGTTCCAAAGAAAGATTACAACTAAATAAGCACCATTAAGAAACATAAATAttgagcactgtggctcatgcctgtaatcctagcactttgggaggctgaggcaggtggattgctttagtccaggagttcaagaaccagcctgggcaacatgtcaaaacgctgtctctacaaaaaatacaaaaattagctgggtgtggtggcacatgcctgtagtcccagctacctgggaggctgaggtggcagaatcacctgagcttgggaggttgctgctacagtgagcagagactgcatcactgcactccagcctagatgacagagtgagaccctgtctcaaaacaaaacaaaaacaaaaacataaaacatgctAAGCACTATAAATTAGGCAAAACTCAATGTAATGAAACAGGAAACATACTACATTCTCCATCCTTTGCCAAGAcgtaaataataggaaaaaaagtgTTCAATGTGGAGAAAATTGCATCTTATAAATAAGGAGAAAGTCTTCAATTAAATAAGGAGAAATATAAAGCTACTTTATAAGTTTGAAGAATTAAGGTTAttctttatagaaaaatcaaaattgattTCCCTCACAATATTCTAAAATGCTATCTTTAGAAAACAGAAACCTGCCatgaaataaatcaataaaatttaaaaaataaatggtgttttaaaatagcaacagaaggctgggcgcggtggctcacgcctgtaatcccagcacttcaggaggccgaagcgggcggatcacctaaggtcaggagtttgagacaagcttgaccaacatggataaaccccgtctctacaaaaaatacaacattagctgggcgtggtggcgcatgcctgtaatcccagctacttgggaggctgaggcaggagaatcgcttgaacctgggaggcggaggttgcggtgaaccgagattgtgccattgcactccagcctgggcaacaagagtgaaactccgtctcaaaaaaaaaaaaaagtaaaaaaaaaaaaaaaatagcaacaaaaaacaaagtttgaTTTCCTAAAGCCATTATAAAATTTTTTCAGACTAGCTTTCAACTTGTATTTGTATTACCTTCTATCAATTTGCTGATAACATTTCCTGAGCCATCCCAGACTGGGCATTTTTCTTCGAGTTGTTGCAccatttaaataaactatcatgtAGTTTTCTGCTACTAATAGCTCCAAAGTGCCAATAACATATctgtaaaaaacaaattaagtttAAGCCTTAAAAATCACTGTGCATAACTGAACTAGGTTCTCTAAATTGTACCATTATACAATTACTTCCTCCCTCCTACAATGAGAGCAACAATGAAAATGCTCAAACCGCATTAGCTAGTATTAcgattatcttattttttagagatatattttgaaatgtttctagTTGAAATGATTTGCtcctgggatttgcttcaaacttgTAAACTGGGGGTTAGAAGTGGGAAAGAAGTATaaattgataattgttgaagtAACTGATACATGAAGATTTGATATGCTTCTCTTTACCCCTGTGTATGTTTGAGACTTTCCACAATACGGTTTTTAAAAACTGCACTAACCTGAGAAATAGAATGACCTTGTGGAAAAAGAACTGATTTGGCTCAATTATATTGGCCTTCTAGGGGTAAATGTAATTTAGCCACATGATTTTGAGACAAAAATCACTTCTTTACACTTAACGTGCCTGCAAATGTTAACATAAAACAGTTGGGACAGGtaaggcatggtggcttacttgagcccaggagtttgagaccaaccctggcaacatagtgagactctgtctctaccaaaaattaagaAGTCAGCAggatgtggtgacatgtgcctgcagtcccagccactagggaggctgaggtaggaggatggcttgagcccgtgaggtcaaggctgcagggagccgtagttgtaccactgcactccagcctgggtgacagagtgaaactccatatcaaaacaaaacaaaacaaagttggaACAAATAATCTGAGATATATTTCCCagttttaaaatgacaatttttcTCTTGAATTGGAAAACTATTGTTCCATAATATCAAAGAATAAGGACTCATCTAGTCCTGTATCTAGTAACAAATACTTTTACTTTAACCTTCATTCTGTTGTTCACAAACTTGCACGTGAAAAGATCtgggatatttatttttctgagacagggtcttactctgtcacccagggtggagtgcagtggcaaaatcacagttcactgcagctttgaccacatgggctcaggtgatacttccacctcagcctcctaagtaagtGGGGCTACAGGCccatactaccatgcctggctaattttttgattttgtagagaaagggttttgtcatattgcctaggctggtctccaactcctggactcaagtgatctgcccacttcagtctcccaaagaactggaatatttatgatttttaaaaaggttaagtTTCTTAAGGTGTAGATCTAATTAGCTCAGAATTCTGTCCAaatgtttttgttaaatatatacttACTTAAAAAGATTGTCCATCAGGTATCTATAGTTAGGCTGACTACTTTCAGGCATGAAACAGACAGCAAACACAACAATGGCATTTAATCCATCCCCATAATATcctaaaaaagaaaccaaacacagTATCACCAGCACGATTTTACTCTTAGGCATTTTTAGAAGACATCTGTATGATTAGTAAATTATAAATAAGAGTTTACTTTTCACAGATTTCTGTATTAAATGTATGTTTTGTAAATCTTATATGGTCTTATATAGAATTTTAATGTCTTCTTCCCAAAAAGAGAACAGTAAAATTTAAAGAGGACGCtggacagaaaaaacaaaaaaacccaggaccacttaaattcacatatttaaaaaggCAGCCCTATTTTAGCAGGTAGACAAATATAGTGATATAACCCAATACAATACAGACACAATACAATATCtgcaatgtatttttatttatttctatgatGCTTATGGTTAAAgtgggtgctttttttttttttagatggagtctcgttctgtcgtccaggctggagggcagtggcacaatctcagctcactgcaacctccgcctcctggcttcacgcgattctcctgcctcccgagtagctgggattataagcgcacaccaccatgcccggctaattttttgtgtatttttagtagagatggggtttcactacgttggccagactggtctcgaactcctgacctcgtgatctgcctgcctcagcctcccacagtgctgggattacaggcgtgagccaccgtgcccggcaaagtgggtgctttttaatttttaatttttttttttagagatagcaccttgctctattgcccaggatggagtgcagtggcacaatcacagctcatgcagccttgaacttctgggctcaagggatcttcccacctcatagcctccagaggagctggggatacagcacacacaaacatgcctggttaacctttaaaaaattttttttgtagagatagggtttcactgtgttgctcagactggtcgtgaactcctggccttaagcaatcctcctcctttggcctcccaaagcactgggcaTGAGCCACATCGCCAGAGCCATAAGtgggtgatttttaaaaggtaagtttatatttaaaaatgctagCATTTTGTAGAAATTAGGACATTAAAACTAAAttaggccgggcgaggtggctcatgcttgtaattccagcacttcgggaggctgaggtgggcagatcacttgaggccaggaattttgagaccagcctggccaacatggcgaaaccccatctctactaaagatataaaaaattagctgggtgtggtggtgtgcacctgtagtcccagctactcaggaggctgaggcaggacaatcattcaaacctggaaggcggaggttgcagtgagtcgagactgcgccactgcactccaggctgggcaagagagcaagacgtgggtctcaaaaaaaaaaaaaaaaaaaactaaattacatCTCTGACATAATTTTCAGTAATGGAAAACAGCACTAAAATATGTATGTTTCAACAGCAGTCTTTAGATATTAAGCCAATATTTAGTAGCAAATACTTCTGCTTTAACCTTCATTTCTACTGTTTACAAATTTGCACATGAAAAGATTTGAACATTTCAAGAACATCAGAATCTTCGCTACCTTTCTTAATCACTCAGTCACAAAATATATTAAGTGTGATAATGCAATAAAATAAGGTGGTCTTATTTTCCCCATAAAAAAAGTGCTATTTCTGAAAGATAAGAGATTTAAGCCATCAATCAGGTCTTATAATTTGATTCCTGTGAACTAGCTGAATAATGTATGTCTGTGGACTTCCTTATGCAGATTACGCCATTTTCTTCATCTGAGTACGATTAAATTAGGCAGAAGAATGCAACTACAAATATTCATGTGATTTGCTTTCAGATGAATGAAGACTGTAGAAATAAGCAGGGGAATGCATCTGGCAGAGAGTAAATCAAGTGGAAATgaccctgaaaaaaaatcaatctgctTGACCCATATGCCCTCCGTCCTATGTTAGGAGGATTTAAGGTAGTATGACATGCTCTACAGTGAGTTGTGTTCTGACTTACCACTAACATTCTAGCACTATTTACAATGTGCCTAGGTTAACTTCTATATATGGTACTGTTAGACTGAAAGGATTTATAACTTAAACTTTTAtggcttttcctattttttaaggGCAGGGACTTAAACCTTGTATTTTTGTATATCCCATAAGTATGGAAAGTGGGTGCTGTATAGAAGTATGGAGTGAACTagttctctattaaaaaataatttgggctgggcactgtggctcatgcctgtaatcccagcactttgggaggctgaggcgggcagatcacaaggtcaggagttcgagaccagcctggccaatatggtgaaaccccgtctcgactaaaaatacaaaaattagccgggcgtggtggcgcgcacctgtagtcccacctacttggaaggctgaggctggcatatcgcttgagcctgggaggcagaggttgtagtgagccgagattgcgccactgcactccagcctgggtgacagaatgagactccatctcaaaaaaaaaaaaaagaaaaaaaaatttgttcacGGTTTTAAGGCAAATTAAGAGTTAAGGTTAAAAAGTCCAAGttttagggccgggcacggtggctcatgcctgtaatcccagcacttcgggaggttgaggtgagcaaatcacgaggtcaggtgatcgagaccatcctggctaacatggtgaaaccctttctctactaaaaatacaaaaaattagctgggcatggtggcgtgcacctgtaatcccagctactcgggagactgaggcaggagaatcccttgaaccgaggaggcagaggttgcagtgagctgtcatgccactgcactccagcctgggtgacatagcaagactctgtctcaaaacaaaacaaaacaaaacaaaaagagtccAAGTTTTACTTATATCCATAAATGACTTCTACAAGAATGTTCAAAGCAGTTTTGTTTATAACAGCCCAAGCTGGAAACAACTCACATGCACGTAAAaaaaatggataagcaaattATGGTTTATCCAAGCAATGGAAaactactcagcaataagaagGAATGTACTGTGGATacgtgcaacaacatggatgaatctcaaaaactgCATGCTGAAAAGTAAACAAGAGTGCACAGGATGATTTTAGTTActatatatgaaattctagaagagGCAAAACTAATCAGGGGGTAGATATGACAGTGGCTACCGAAGGTGAGTATTCATTGCACAGGGGTATTAAAGAATTCTTCTGGgacaatgaaaatgttctatatttttagGGGTATGGGTtttatatatatgggtatatatggtTATATgggcatttgtcaaaactcattgaactgtACACATAAGATCAGAGCATTTCACTGTTTATAAATTAGGGAGACTGTTCAGTCCCAGTTTTGGGTAGCCTagagacactttaaaaaattttttcattttgagac
Proteins encoded in this window:
- the BNIP2 gene encoding BCL2/adenovirus E1B 19 kDa protein-interacting protein 2 isoform X5 encodes the protein MEGVELKEEWQDEDFPIPLPEDDSIEADILAITGPEDQPGSLEVNGNKVRKKLMAPDISLTLDPSDGSVLSDDLDESGEIDLDGLDTPSENSNEFEWEDDLPKPKTTEVIRKGSITEYTAAEEKEDGRRWRMFRIGEQDHRVDMKAIEPYKKVISHGGYYGDGLNAIVVFAVCFMPESSQPNYRYLMDNLFKYVIGTLELLVAENYMIVYLNGATTRRKMPSLGWLRKCYQQIDRRLRKNLKSLIIVHPSWFIRTLLAVTRPFISSKFSQKIRYVFNLAELAELVPMEYVGIPECIKQVDQELNGKQDEPKNEQ
- the BNIP2 gene encoding BCL2/adenovirus E1B 19 kDa protein-interacting protein 2 isoform X4, which codes for MKIFRCSLEVNGNKVRKKLMAPDISLTLDPSDGSVLSDDLDESGEIDLDGLDTPSENSNEFEWEDDLPKPKTTEVIRKGSITEYTAAEEKEDGRRWRMFRIGEQDHRVDMKAIEPYKKVISHGGYYGDGLNAIVVFAVCFMPESSQPNYRYLMDNLFKYVIGTLELLVAENYMIVYLNGATTRRKMPSLGWLRKCYQQIDRRLRKNLKSLIIVHPSWFIRTLLAVTRPFISSKFSQKIRYVFNLAELAELVPMEYVGIPECIKQVDQELNGKQDEPKNEQ